From Chelatococcus sp. YT9, a single genomic window includes:
- a CDS encoding acetolactate synthase 3 large subunit produces the protein MSKTKSETVSETADEIMSGAEMVVRALQDQGVEHLFGYPGGAVLPIYDALFHQETIRHILVRHEQAAVHAAEGYARSSGKVGCVLVTSGPGATNAVTGLTDALMDSIPVVCITGQVATHLIGSDAFQEADTVGITRHCTKHNYLVKRIEDLPRILHEAFYVASHGRPGPVVIDIPKDIQFAKGAYARPTDNQHKTYRPVVSGDMEKIRAAVALMASAKRPIFYTGGGVINSGPEAASLLRELVRLTGFPITSTLMGLGAYPASDSQFLGMLGMHGTYEANHAMHDCDVMINIGARFDDRITGRIDAFSPGSRKIHIDIDPSSINKNVKADIGIVGDCAHVLEDMLRVWKGLPKDVEKPSLKNWWGKIAGWRARNCLAYRPSDTVIKPQYALERLQALTEGRETYITTEVGQHQMWAAQFLKFDKPNRWMTSGGLGTMGYGLPAAIGAQIAHPEALVIDVAGEASILMNMQEMSTALQHRLPIKVFILNNEYMGMVRQWQELLHGGRYSESYSHSLPDFVKLAEAYGGVGIRCENPADLDEAILEMINSPRPVIFDCIVDKMENCFPMIPSGKAHNEMILGDAVEDIGAIIDEKGKMLV, from the coding sequence ATGAGCAAGACCAAGAGCGAAACGGTGAGCGAAACAGCAGACGAGATCATGAGCGGCGCCGAGATGGTCGTGCGGGCGCTTCAGGACCAGGGCGTCGAGCATCTTTTCGGCTATCCCGGCGGCGCCGTGCTGCCGATCTATGACGCGCTGTTCCATCAGGAGACCATTCGCCACATTCTCGTTCGGCATGAGCAGGCGGCGGTGCATGCCGCCGAAGGCTACGCCCGGTCGTCAGGCAAGGTCGGCTGTGTGCTCGTGACGTCAGGCCCTGGCGCGACGAACGCCGTCACCGGCTTGACCGATGCGCTCATGGACTCGATTCCGGTCGTCTGTATCACCGGTCAGGTGGCCACGCATCTGATCGGCTCCGACGCCTTTCAGGAGGCGGACACCGTCGGCATCACCCGCCATTGCACCAAGCACAACTACCTCGTTAAGCGCATCGAGGATCTGCCGCGCATCCTGCACGAGGCCTTCTACGTGGCGTCGCACGGCCGCCCCGGACCGGTCGTCATTGACATCCCAAAGGATATCCAGTTCGCCAAGGGGGCGTATGCCCGGCCAACGGACAACCAGCACAAGACCTACCGTCCGGTGGTGTCCGGCGACATGGAGAAGATCCGCGCCGCGGTCGCACTGATGGCCTCAGCCAAGCGCCCGATCTTCTACACTGGCGGCGGCGTCATCAACTCCGGTCCGGAAGCGGCCTCTCTGCTGCGCGAACTCGTGCGCCTGACGGGTTTCCCGATCACCTCGACCCTGATGGGGCTCGGCGCCTATCCGGCGTCCGACAGCCAGTTCCTCGGAATGCTGGGCATGCATGGCACCTATGAGGCCAATCATGCCATGCATGACTGCGACGTCATGATCAATATCGGCGCGCGCTTCGACGACCGCATCACCGGCCGCATCGATGCGTTCTCGCCCGGCTCACGAAAGATCCACATCGATATCGATCCCTCGTCAATCAACAAGAATGTCAAGGCTGATATCGGCATCGTGGGCGATTGCGCCCATGTGCTCGAGGACATGCTGCGCGTCTGGAAGGGCTTGCCAAAGGACGTCGAGAAGCCGAGCCTGAAGAACTGGTGGGGCAAGATCGCGGGATGGCGCGCCCGCAACTGTCTCGCCTATCGTCCCTCGGACACGGTCATCAAGCCGCAGTACGCGTTGGAGCGTCTACAGGCCCTGACGGAAGGGCGCGAAACCTACATCACGACGGAAGTCGGCCAGCACCAGATGTGGGCGGCGCAGTTCCTGAAGTTCGACAAGCCGAACCGATGGATGACCTCCGGCGGCCTCGGGACCATGGGTTACGGCCTGCCGGCAGCCATTGGCGCGCAGATCGCCCATCCTGAGGCGCTTGTCATCGACGTGGCGGGCGAGGCCTCCATCCTCATGAACATGCAGGAAATGTCGACTGCATTGCAGCACCGTCTGCCGATCAAGGTCTTCATCCTGAACAATGAGTACATGGGTATGGTGCGCCAGTGGCAGGAGCTGCTGCACGGCGGCCGCTATTCGGAAAGCTATTCGCATTCGCTTCCGGATTTCGTGAAGCTGGCTGAGGCTTACGGCGGCGTCGGCATTCGCTGCGAGAACCCCGCAGATCTCGACGAGGCGATCCTCGAAATGATCAACTCGCCGCGCCCGGTGATCTTCGACTGCATCGTCGACAAGATGGAGAACTGCTTCCCGATGATCCCGTCGGGCAAGGCCCACAACGAGATGATCCTCGGCGATGCCGTCGAGGACATCGGCGCCATCATTGATGAAAAGGGCAAGATGCTGGTGTGA
- a CDS encoding glutathione S-transferase family protein, whose translation MPTLVIANKLYSSWSMRPWLLLRQLGIPFEEVLIPLAQPDTKERILALSPGGTVPILIDDGATVWESSAIMDYAHERWPEAGVWPADRIARAVARSISGEMHAGFRGLRSACPMNLGKIYEPRDRGPDVQRDVDRITTIWRDARKRFGAGGAFLFGAFSAADAMFAPVVTRFISYSIPVEPDIREYMDAVTGTAAFQEWKDAALKETWVVAHDEPDEPVLTDLRPNLSRKP comes from the coding sequence ATGCCGACCCTCGTCATCGCCAACAAGCTCTATTCCTCATGGTCTATGCGGCCATGGCTTCTCCTGCGTCAGCTCGGCATTCCTTTCGAGGAGGTGCTCATTCCGCTCGCGCAGCCCGACACCAAGGAACGCATCCTTGCGCTGTCGCCCGGCGGCACGGTGCCGATCCTGATCGACGACGGTGCCACCGTCTGGGAATCGTCGGCTATCATGGACTATGCGCACGAGCGTTGGCCCGAGGCCGGCGTATGGCCTGCGGACCGGATCGCACGCGCGGTAGCGCGCTCCATTTCCGGAGAGATGCACGCAGGGTTCCGTGGCTTGCGATCCGCCTGCCCGATGAATCTCGGCAAGATCTATGAGCCTCGCGATCGCGGCCCGGACGTGCAGCGCGACGTCGATCGTATCACGACGATCTGGCGCGATGCCCGCAAGCGCTTCGGGGCGGGCGGCGCCTTCCTGTTCGGGGCGTTCTCCGCCGCGGATGCAATGTTCGCCCCTGTGGTGACGCGCTTCATCTCGTATTCGATCCCTGTCGAGCCGGATATCCGCGAATACATGGATGCCGTCACTGGCACGGCCGCTTTCCAGGAATGGAAGGACGCGGCCTTGAAGGAAACATGGGTCGTCGCCCATGACGAGCCGGATGAGCCCGTCCTGACCGACCTCAGGCCCAATCTTTCTCGAAAGCCCTGA